Proteins from a single region of Sandaracinaceae bacterium:
- a CDS encoding flippase-like domain-containing protein: protein MSTEPTAAPGGTEPGLARRILPKLVLSLLLGGLLAWLAARSGVDIIPTDAEAWGHVAPWAVPAYVVTLLVTHFLRAARFRFLIAPIKRLSLREVVLINWIGFFAIFALPLRLGEFARPALTKIRHGVSVSAGIGTIAVERVVDGLMTSLCVAWVLFALPRRPVEDPLARALPGYGLAALAVFTCAFVALGVFLWKRAWAVRTTEKVIGLVSQRLARFLATKVSDVADGLATLADPRLAFGFLLETTLYWTCNAFGMWVLAVGCGLELSFGQAVGVMGVLAIGILLPAGPGLFGSFQLAVSLALQLFFASEIVNGVGSIYVFLLFTVQAVGIVLAGVIPLLTLRVRLIDLMPRLDGVSSEGAA, encoded by the coding sequence TTGTCCACGGAACCCACCGCAGCCCCTGGCGGCACCGAGCCCGGGCTCGCCCGGCGCATCCTCCCCAAGCTGGTGCTCTCTCTGTTGCTCGGGGGGCTCTTGGCGTGGCTGGCGGCGCGCAGCGGGGTGGACATCATCCCGACCGACGCCGAGGCGTGGGGGCACGTGGCTCCCTGGGCCGTCCCCGCCTACGTCGTGACGCTGCTGGTCACGCACTTCTTGCGGGCCGCTCGGTTCCGCTTCCTCATCGCGCCCATCAAGCGCTTGTCGCTGCGCGAGGTGGTCCTCATCAACTGGATCGGCTTCTTCGCCATCTTCGCGCTGCCGCTGCGGCTGGGCGAGTTCGCGCGGCCCGCGCTGACCAAAATCCGGCATGGCGTCAGCGTCTCCGCCGGCATCGGCACGATCGCGGTCGAGCGCGTGGTGGACGGTTTGATGACCAGCTTGTGCGTCGCCTGGGTGCTGTTCGCGCTGCCTCGACGTCCGGTCGAGGACCCGCTCGCCCGGGCCCTCCCGGGCTATGGTCTGGCCGCGCTGGCCGTCTTCACCTGCGCCTTCGTCGCCCTCGGGGTGTTTCTGTGGAAGCGAGCATGGGCGGTGCGCACGACCGAAAAGGTCATCGGACTCGTCAGCCAACGGCTCGCCAGGTTCTTGGCCACCAAGGTGTCCGACGTGGCGGACGGTCTCGCGACCCTCGCCGACCCGCGGCTGGCGTTCGGGTTCCTCTTGGAGACCACGTTGTACTGGACCTGCAACGCATTTGGGATGTGGGTCCTGGCGGTAGGCTGCGGCCTCGAGCTGAGCTTCGGGCAGGCGGTCGGGGTCATGGGGGTGCTGGCGATCGGGATCCTGTTGCCCGCGGGGCCAGGGCTCTTCGGCAGCTTTCAGCTGGCGGTCAGCCTGGCGCTGCAGCTGTTCTTCGCCAGCGAGATCGTCAACGGCGTGGGCTCCATCTACGTGTTCTTGCTGTTCACCGTGCAGGCGGTCGGAATCGTCCTCGCCGGTGTGATCCCGCTCCTGACGCTCCGTGTGAGGCTCATCGACCTGATGCCGCGCCTCGACGGTGTGTCCTCGGAGGGGGCGGCCTAG
- a CDS encoding tetratricopeptide repeat protein — protein sequence MPSASPLIRLFAVGVLSVFGALPLGARLARAQPAGSEVAQERARREVERGERLLVRGRRRAAEGAFTRAMRLDPSAPLPITRLAELWLGSLGEITAHPTAATMRRASQVLAAVANVPDGVRRERMQLTEAMALAATGDHAGAVAVLARAPRLVSGQLGTALDALALLCAERHDLASAETALRVAIEGAPEAERARRLGDVLLARGRAAQAVTVLQTALGFAPDALGLRVALAEAQLAAGDTEGAAAGLTLVATRCPFECGALLARIALESGDATLAAQRAREVLERPVTAGSPSPDAVADADGELAARASSGYVLGLALLRLGRREDARNALRDVLRRAPDHAGARRALRATMP from the coding sequence GTGCCGTCTGCCTCCCCACTCATCCGCCTGTTCGCCGTGGGCGTGCTGTCCGTGTTCGGCGCGCTGCCCTTGGGAGCCCGTTTGGCCCGCGCCCAGCCGGCCGGGAGCGAGGTCGCCCAAGAGCGCGCGCGACGCGAGGTCGAGCGAGGCGAACGACTGCTCGTGCGAGGGCGTCGGCGCGCCGCCGAGGGCGCCTTCACGCGCGCCATGCGCCTGGACCCCTCCGCGCCATTGCCCATCACCCGCTTGGCCGAGCTGTGGCTCGGGTCCCTCGGCGAGATCACGGCGCACCCGACCGCGGCGACCATGCGCCGCGCAAGCCAAGTGCTCGCGGCCGTGGCCAACGTGCCCGACGGGGTCCGCCGAGAGCGCATGCAGCTGACCGAGGCGATGGCGCTCGCGGCGACGGGCGACCACGCTGGCGCTGTCGCGGTGCTGGCGCGCGCGCCTCGACTCGTGAGCGGTCAGCTGGGCACGGCCCTCGACGCCCTCGCGCTCTTGTGCGCGGAGCGCCACGACCTGGCCAGCGCCGAGACCGCGCTGCGCGTGGCCATCGAGGGCGCCCCCGAGGCCGAGAGGGCGCGCCGCCTCGGGGACGTACTGCTGGCCCGAGGACGCGCGGCGCAGGCCGTGACCGTCCTCCAAACGGCGCTCGGGTTCGCACCAGACGCGCTCGGGCTACGCGTCGCGCTGGCCGAGGCGCAGCTGGCGGCGGGGGACACGGAGGGCGCCGCAGCCGGGCTCACGCTCGTCGCCACACGCTGTCCTTTCGAATGCGGTGCCTTGCTGGCGCGCATCGCGCTCGAGAGCGGCGACGCCACGCTGGCGGCGCAGCGGGCGCGCGAGGTGCTGGAGCGGCCCGTGACGGCTGGGAGCCCCAGCCCGGACGCGGTGGCCGACGCCGACGGCGAGCTCGCCGCCCGCGCGTCGAGTGGCTACGTGCTCGGGCTGGCGCTCCTGCGTCTGGGTCGGCGCGAGGACGCCCGGAACGCGCTGCGGGACGTGCTGCGACGCGCCCCCGACCACGCTGGTGCACGACGAGCCTTGCGCGCCACGATGCCCTGA
- the uvrA gene encoding excinuclease ABC subunit UvrA yields MRITRLRGARTHNLEGVDLDLHPGTLVVVAGPSGAGKSSLAFETLHAEGQRRYVESFSAYARQFLERSARPDVDELDPVPVSIAVDRSAPIRTSRSTVGTMSEINDYVKSLYAYAATLRCPGCGSEVARDDANAAAAQVLREAPSERVVVTYPVEVDDAESYLGVRETLLSSGYRRLYVGGQSRDLDELAPSDALAEGSGAVHVVADRLVADASSRERLVEAFEAALARGGGRADVFRADARGAGARMAFSRGLHCAACDRAFGAPTPGLFSFNSPVGACPTCHGFGRTQGVDWKKVLPDDSLTLAQGAVRAYAGPSCEWERRDLAKHAKRAGVPMDVPLRELTDAQRTWLVEGDGTTRKGAWYGLAGWFRYKESRAYKMHVRVFLARYRSYDVCTACDGTRLRPEASWWRLGGRTVAELCALPVSEARALLSAHADAFAPDRAARTLHAETLARLSTLLEVGLSYLTLDRQARTLSFGEAQRVSMATALSASLNGALFVLDEPTVGLHPSDVARLMPAVRRLASGDNVAVVVEHDVAALRAADRVVELGPEAGAGGGRVVFDGTPLGLERASTLTGAAMRGEIIAARAPLAPAQEHIELYGATGHNLRGDLLRIPLGRLTCVSGPSGSGKSSLVFGTLAPLLERARGGTPDDEPLPAERLVLPRPVEHVIAVDQGALGRTARGNPATYLGVWDALRKALADTPLARARGYKAGFFSFNVAGGRCEVCRGEGAETVEMQFLSDVTFSCATCQGRRFAGPVLDVRYRDHNVAELLDLTVTEALAHYGDLKAVRKGLDPLAQLGLGYLRLGQSLATLSGGEAQRIKLAAALSSAGPSALILMDEPSAGLHAADLAPLLATLDGLVRTGATVVLVEHDMALVAHADHVVDLGPGAGAEGGAIVAAGTPVEVARSRGPSAPFLRAMLEASAGPESRRGATTSPSARAPGVPSTGAESPHAETTGLGAPIEIRGAREHNLKNLTVRIPREQLVVVTGPSGSGKSSLAFDVLFAEGQRRYLETLAPYARQYMPQLPRPQVDLVVDVPPSISLEQRKTRGGAQSTVGTLTEVAHHLRVLWARAGTLYCPDCQVPIEASSVEAMLHTLTRSVEEVAATPSAEAVVLLAPVVRGRKGHHRELLERHRAHGFTYAWIDGERVALTPGLALARHREHDVQVEITSVPLPKGRRSSVRTDWHDALRVALVRALEVGEGAALAVLGPRTLSLSSARTCGRCGVGYPELDPRFFSFNTRQGQCEACEGAGEVTREVGRGKAKRTVSTPCAACAGSRLNPLPRAVRFADRRIHDVFSLSVDGACRVLDAIAAASLDERSAAIAQVPLEEARRRLGFLSRVGLGYLGLDRPASTLSGGELQRVRLAAQLGSGLTGVLYVLDEPTIGLHPRDTGKLIDALAALVRAGSSVVVVEHDADVIRAAQHIVDMGPTGGVEGGRVLAEGPSAHVLAHAASVTGQALRATPPEPRGRAMEDVSWLTLRGVRQHNLRDVTLRVPLGRLTVVTGVSGSGKSTLVRSVLLPAVRVGLGLAQDAPPGDHDGLDGVDGVRRAVEIDQSPIGRTPRSVPATYIDVWNVVRELLAGTKEARARGFAATRFSFNTAGGRCETCAGNGSSVAEMSFLPDVVLPCDACGGARFDETTLAVRWRGLSASALLDLDVASAVRVFESVPKVRRPLELLLDLGLGYLRLGQPSHTLSGGEAQRLKLVSELGKAAGTGPTLYVLDEPTTGLHRDDVRRLIDVLQRFVDRGDTVVVIEHHLDLIHAADWAVDLGPEGGEGGGAITFAGTPSALRECVASHTGVALREVSGEAAASPRSPSRSGRKRATSRK; encoded by the coding sequence ATGCGGATCACCCGACTGCGAGGGGCACGAACCCACAACCTCGAGGGCGTCGACCTGGACCTGCACCCCGGAACCCTGGTGGTGGTGGCAGGCCCGTCGGGCGCTGGGAAGTCGTCGCTCGCGTTCGAGACCCTCCACGCAGAAGGTCAGCGCCGTTACGTCGAGAGCTTCAGCGCCTACGCGCGACAGTTCTTGGAGCGCTCGGCTCGCCCCGACGTCGATGAGCTCGACCCGGTCCCGGTCAGCATCGCCGTCGACCGCAGCGCCCCGATCCGGACGAGCCGTTCCACGGTTGGGACCATGTCCGAAATCAACGACTACGTGAAGTCGCTCTACGCCTATGCCGCGACCTTGCGGTGCCCAGGATGTGGCAGCGAGGTGGCTCGGGACGACGCCAACGCCGCCGCCGCGCAGGTGTTGAGGGAGGCTCCGAGCGAACGCGTGGTGGTGACCTATCCCGTGGAGGTCGATGACGCGGAGAGCTACCTCGGTGTGCGCGAGACGCTGCTCTCGAGCGGGTATCGTCGGCTGTACGTCGGGGGGCAGAGCCGCGACCTGGACGAGCTCGCGCCGAGCGACGCGCTCGCCGAGGGGAGCGGGGCGGTCCACGTCGTAGCGGACCGTCTGGTCGCGGACGCGAGCTCGCGTGAGCGGCTGGTCGAGGCCTTCGAGGCGGCGCTCGCCCGGGGAGGCGGCCGGGCAGACGTGTTCAGGGCCGATGCGCGCGGCGCTGGGGCGCGCATGGCGTTCTCGCGGGGGTTGCACTGCGCCGCCTGTGACCGCGCATTCGGCGCGCCCACGCCGGGGCTGTTCTCGTTCAACAGCCCCGTGGGCGCGTGCCCGACGTGCCACGGCTTCGGACGCACGCAGGGTGTCGACTGGAAGAAGGTGCTCCCAGACGACTCACTGACGCTGGCCCAAGGCGCGGTGCGCGCCTATGCGGGACCTTCCTGCGAGTGGGAACGGCGGGATCTCGCGAAGCACGCCAAGCGAGCGGGAGTGCCCATGGACGTGCCGCTGCGTGAGCTCACCGACGCGCAGCGCACCTGGCTCGTCGAGGGGGACGGCACGACGCGCAAGGGCGCTTGGTACGGGCTCGCGGGGTGGTTTCGCTACAAGGAGAGTCGTGCGTACAAGATGCACGTGCGGGTCTTCTTGGCCCGCTATCGGAGCTACGACGTCTGTACGGCGTGCGACGGAACCCGGCTGCGCCCGGAGGCATCTTGGTGGCGTCTCGGGGGTCGTACGGTGGCCGAGCTCTGCGCGCTCCCTGTGAGCGAGGCGCGCGCGCTGCTGTCCGCACACGCCGACGCCTTCGCTCCCGACCGCGCTGCCCGCACGCTCCACGCCGAGACGCTCGCCCGCCTCTCGACCCTTCTGGAGGTCGGCCTCTCGTACCTCACCCTCGATCGCCAAGCGCGGACGCTCTCGTTTGGCGAGGCGCAGCGCGTGTCCATGGCGACCGCGCTCTCCGCCTCGCTGAACGGAGCGCTGTTCGTCTTGGACGAGCCCACCGTCGGTCTGCATCCGAGCGACGTCGCGCGGCTGATGCCAGCCGTGCGGCGCCTCGCCAGTGGAGACAACGTCGCAGTGGTCGTGGAGCACGATGTCGCCGCGCTGCGCGCTGCGGACCGCGTCGTGGAGCTGGGCCCGGAGGCGGGTGCGGGGGGCGGGCGCGTCGTCTTCGACGGGACGCCGCTCGGGCTCGAGCGCGCGTCGACCCTGACGGGAGCGGCGATGCGGGGGGAGATCATCGCAGCGCGCGCGCCCCTCGCTCCAGCCCAGGAGCACATCGAGCTGTACGGCGCGACGGGTCACAACCTGCGAGGCGACCTCCTGCGCATCCCGCTCGGGAGACTGACCTGCGTCAGCGGACCCAGTGGGTCCGGCAAGAGCAGCCTGGTGTTCGGGACGCTCGCGCCGCTGCTGGAGCGCGCGCGCGGCGGGACACCCGATGACGAGCCGCTACCTGCCGAGCGCTTGGTCTTGCCGCGGCCGGTGGAGCATGTGATCGCGGTCGACCAGGGCGCGTTGGGGCGAACCGCGCGGGGCAACCCGGCCACCTACCTGGGCGTCTGGGATGCCCTCCGCAAAGCGCTGGCGGACACCCCGCTCGCGCGCGCACGGGGCTACAAGGCGGGCTTCTTCTCGTTCAATGTGGCCGGCGGCCGCTGTGAGGTGTGTCGAGGCGAGGGAGCGGAGACGGTCGAGATGCAGTTCCTCTCGGACGTGACGTTCTCCTGCGCCACGTGCCAGGGGCGCCGCTTCGCGGGGCCGGTCTTGGACGTCCGCTACCGAGACCACAACGTGGCCGAGCTGCTCGACCTGACCGTCACCGAGGCGCTCGCGCATTACGGTGACCTGAAAGCCGTCCGCAAGGGGCTCGACCCGCTGGCCCAGCTGGGCCTGGGCTACCTGCGCCTCGGTCAATCGCTCGCCACGTTGAGCGGTGGGGAGGCCCAGCGCATCAAGCTCGCGGCGGCCCTCTCCAGCGCGGGCCCGAGCGCGTTGATCCTCATGGACGAGCCGAGCGCAGGCCTGCACGCGGCAGACCTCGCGCCGCTGTTGGCGACCTTGGACGGCCTCGTGCGTACAGGCGCGACCGTCGTGCTGGTGGAGCACGACATGGCGCTCGTCGCGCACGCGGATCACGTGGTGGACCTCGGCCCGGGCGCGGGCGCCGAGGGAGGGGCGATCGTCGCCGCTGGGACGCCCGTGGAGGTGGCGCGGTCCCGCGGTCCGAGCGCCCCGTTCTTGCGCGCGATGCTCGAGGCCAGCGCAGGTCCGGAATCCCGCCGCGGCGCGACCACGAGCCCGTCGGCGCGCGCCCCTGGCGTCCCGTCGACCGGGGCCGAGTCGCCGCACGCCGAGACCACGGGGCTCGGTGCGCCCATCGAGATCCGGGGCGCCCGCGAGCACAACCTGAAGAACCTCACGGTGCGCATCCCTCGTGAGCAGCTGGTGGTCGTCACGGGTCCCAGCGGGAGCGGCAAGAGCAGCCTCGCGTTCGACGTGCTGTTCGCCGAAGGGCAGCGTCGCTACCTCGAGACCCTCGCTCCATACGCGCGGCAGTACATGCCGCAGCTGCCGCGACCGCAGGTGGACCTGGTGGTGGACGTTCCCCCATCCATCTCGCTCGAACAACGCAAGACGCGCGGCGGCGCGCAGTCCACAGTGGGGACGCTCACCGAGGTGGCGCACCACCTGCGCGTGCTGTGGGCGCGCGCAGGGACCCTGTACTGCCCCGACTGTCAGGTCCCCATCGAGGCGAGCTCGGTCGAGGCGATGCTGCACACGCTGACGCGCTCCGTCGAAGAGGTCGCGGCCACGCCTTCTGCGGAGGCCGTCGTGCTGCTCGCCCCGGTGGTGCGGGGTCGGAAGGGGCACCACCGCGAGCTGCTCGAGCGGCACCGGGCACACGGGTTCACGTACGCATGGATCGACGGTGAGCGCGTGGCCCTGACCCCGGGTCTCGCCCTCGCGCGTCACCGCGAGCACGACGTGCAGGTCGAGATCACGTCCGTCCCGCTGCCGAAGGGGCGCCGCAGCAGCGTGCGCACCGACTGGCACGACGCGTTGCGCGTCGCCCTCGTGCGTGCCCTCGAGGTGGGCGAGGGAGCGGCGCTGGCGGTGCTCGGGCCGCGTACGCTCAGCCTGTCGTCGGCGCGCACGTGCGGCCGCTGCGGCGTGGGGTACCCCGAGCTGGACCCGCGGTTCTTCTCGTTCAACACGCGTCAGGGGCAGTGTGAGGCCTGCGAAGGCGCCGGAGAGGTCACGCGTGAAGTGGGCCGTGGCAAGGCCAAGCGCACGGTCAGCACGCCTTGCGCGGCGTGCGCCGGATCACGCTTGAACCCCCTCCCACGTGCCGTGCGTTTCGCTGACCGACGCATCCACGACGTGTTCTCACTCTCGGTGGATGGAGCGTGCAGGGTGCTCGACGCCATCGCCGCGGCGTCTCTCGACGAGCGCAGCGCGGCCATCGCGCAGGTCCCGCTCGAGGAGGCGCGCCGTCGCCTCGGCTTCCTCTCACGCGTGGGGCTCGGCTACCTCGGGCTGGACCGCCCGGCCTCCACGCTCAGCGGAGGGGAGCTGCAGCGCGTGCGCCTCGCCGCCCAGCTGGGGAGCGGCCTGACCGGCGTGCTCTACGTGCTCGACGAGCCGACCATCGGACTCCATCCGCGGGACACGGGCAAGTTGATCGACGCGCTCGCCGCGCTGGTCCGCGCGGGCAGCTCGGTCGTGGTGGTAGAGCATGACGCGGACGTGATCCGCGCGGCGCAGCACATCGTGGACATGGGCCCCACGGGAGGCGTGGAGGGTGGACGCGTCCTCGCGGAGGGACCGAGCGCCCACGTGCTGGCCCACGCCGCCTCCGTCACAGGGCAGGCGCTCCGAGCCACCCCCCCCGAGCCTCGCGGCAGAGCGATGGAGGACGTCTCGTGGCTCACCTTGCGGGGCGTGCGCCAGCACAACCTTCGAGACGTGACGCTGCGCGTCCCCCTCGGGCGTCTGACGGTCGTGACCGGAGTCAGTGGGTCGGGCAAGAGCACGCTGGTGCGGTCGGTGTTGCTCCCTGCGGTGCGGGTCGGGCTGGGCTTGGCCCAGGACGCGCCGCCTGGCGATCACGACGGCCTCGATGGAGTCGATGGGGTGCGCCGAGCGGTAGAGATCGATCAGTCGCCGATCGGTCGCACGCCACGGTCCGTGCCAGCGACGTACATCGACGTCTGGAACGTCGTCCGCGAGCTGCTCGCGGGCACGAAGGAGGCGCGCGCGCGCGGCTTCGCGGCGACCCGCTTCTCGTTCAACACGGCAGGCGGGCGCTGCGAGACCTGCGCCGGAAACGGGTCTTCCGTGGCGGAGATGTCGTTCCTGCCGGACGTCGTGCTGCCCTGCGACGCGTGCGGCGGCGCCCGGTTCGACGAGACGACGCTGGCGGTGCGCTGGCGGGGGCTCTCCGCGAGCGCGCTGTTGGACCTGGACGTAGCCAGCGCCGTGCGCGTCTTCGAGAGCGTGCCGAAGGTTCGTCGTCCCCTCGAGCTGCTGCTGGACCTCGGCCTCGGCTACCTGCGTCTGGGTCAGCCCAGTCATACGTTGAGCGGAGGCGAGGCGCAGCGCCTCAAGCTCGTGTCGGAGCTCGGCAAGGCAGCGGGCACCGGACCAACCCTGTACGTGTTGGACGAGCCCACCACGGGGTTGCATCGAGACGACGTCCGGCGCTTGATCGACGTGCTGCAGCGGTTCGTGGACCGTGGCGACACGGTCGTGGTCATCGAGCATCACCTGGATCTCATCCACGCCGCCGACTGGGCTGTGGACCTCGGGCCCGAGGGCGGGGAGGGCGGCGGAGCGATCACGTTCGCGGGCACTCCGTCTGCGCTGCGAGAGTGCGTCGCGTCACACACCGGCGTGGCGCTGCGCGAGGTGTCCGGCGAAGCGGCTGCGAGCCCGCGGAGCCCCTCGCGGTCCGGTCGCAAGCGTGCTACGTCGCGGAAGTGA